From the genome of Nicotiana sylvestris chromosome 2, ASM39365v2, whole genome shotgun sequence, one region includes:
- the LOC104248279 gene encoding uncharacterized protein, which translates to MRPFMWEFKGEERPRESYAQKVWFGGRFSDLDEMAVDRERGEETKARVREIGREVAQEFQSRIDILQEDKGILETAIDIQQDDFEREQSQWAQERRALKAQIRQKKVITTAQQQEEREAQFNVVRDHERRGFAPLIQGLRDQIGGVESSKESQIMEFEIERYHYQSMINRLEGELLEIRSQRDMALDRERDALDLAETHGQQNQELHLAQE; encoded by the exons ATGCGTCCGTTCATGTGGGAATTCAAGGGAGAGGAACGTCCAAGGGAGTCATATGCACAAAAGGTTTGGTTCGGTGGTCGATTTTCTGATTTGGACGAGATGGCAGTTGATCGTGAACGTGGGGAG GAGACAAAGGCCAGAGTTAGAGAAATCGGAAGGGAAGTGGCACAAGAGTTCCAATCCCGTATTGACATTTTACAAGAAGATAAAGGCATTCTGGAGACGGCCATTGACATACAACAGGATGATTTTGAGCGGGAACAATCTCAGTGGGCACAAGAGAGGCGAGCACTCAAAGCTCAAATTAGACAGAAAAAAGTGATCACTACCGCTCAACAACAAGAAGAAAGAGAAGCCCAGTTCAATGTGGTCCGTGATCATGAACGTAGAGGTTTTGCTCCATTAATCCAAGGTTTGAGGGATCAGATAGGGGGAGttgagtcaagcaaggagagccAGATCATGGAGTTTGAAATAGAAAGATATCACTACCAAAGTATGATCAATCGATTGGAGGGAGAGTTACTAGAAATTAGGAGCCAGAGAGATATGGCCTTGGACCGCGAGCGTGATGCGCTGGATCTAGCTGAGACCCATGGTCAGCAAAATCAAGAGTTGCATTTGGCTCAGGAATAA